A single window of Doryrhamphus excisus isolate RoL2022-K1 chromosome 5, RoL_Dexc_1.0, whole genome shotgun sequence DNA harbors:
- the osbpl9 gene encoding oxysterol-binding protein-related protein 9 isoform X2 encodes MASIMEGPLSKWTNVMKGWQYRWFVLDYNAGLLSYYTSKDKMMRGSRRGCVRLRGAVIGIDDEDDSTFTITVDQKTFHFQARDADEREKWIHALEGTILRHTLHLREAETGFVPSVQDFDRKLAEADAYLQILIDQLKLFDDKIKDCKDDESRKKIDHLKETTCSMVESIKHCIVLLQIAKSTINPVDGIYQPPLDTPVANATMPTQTTLPTDTSQVCKSDQRPSTLPVGPVVTVMGSLQTPTPNSTGSGPSGPNSGVTSPAHIPLPSHSVPDFSYSSSEDEFYDADEFYQSTTSPKHCMNPSGPPAASALNNEETTLKRPDTTESLNSSMSNGTTDADPFDTHDDRDDEGEGESVEEHKSVIMHLLSQVRLGMDLTKVVLPTFILERRSLLEMYADFFAHPDLFVSIAEQPEPRERMVQVVKWYLSAFHAGRKGSVAKKPYNPILGEVFFCHWDLPCQTEEPATHMDTQSEGPVPWSSANSISFVAEQVSHHPPISAFYAECSSKKIQFNAHIWTKSKFLGMSIGVYNIGQGCVSCLEHDEHYILTFPNGYGRSILTVPWVELGGECNISCSKTGYSANIVFHTKPFYGGKKHRITADIFAPNDKKSFCSVEGEWNGVMYAKWATGENTTFIDTKRMGIIKKKVRKLEDQLTYESRRLWRDVTLNLKLKDIDAATEAKHRLEEKQRVEARERKENEQQWETRLFHEDGECWVYDEPLLKRLASPRH; translated from the exons ATGGCGTCCATCATGGAAGGACCACTGAGCAAGTGGACCAACGTCATGAAAGGTTGGCAGTATCGCTGGTTTGTTTTGGACTATAATGCCGGCCTGCTGTCTTACTACACG TCAAAGGACAAAATGATGCGTGGCTCCAGAAGAGGATGTGTGCGACTCAGG GGCGCTGTAATCGGCATCGATGACGAGGACGACAGCACATTCACCATCACTGTGGACCAGAAGACTTTCCATTTCCAAG CCAGAGATGCAGACGAGCGAGAAAAGTGGATCCATGCCTTAGAGGGAACCATCCTGCGTCACACCCTCCATCTCCGG GAGGCCGAGACAGGATTTGTACCCAGTGTCCAAGACTTCGACAGAAAACTTGCAGAAGCTGACGCCTACCTACAGATTTTGATTGACCAGTTAAAG CTATTTGATGACAAGATCAAGGACTGCAAAGACGATGAATCACGCAAA aaaaTAGACCATTTGAAAGAGACTACTTGT AGTATGGTAGAGTCCATCAAACACTGTATTGTTCTGCTGCAAATTGCCAAG AGCACCATCAACCCAGTGGATGGGATCTACCAGCCCCCTCTGGACACTCCAGTAGCCAACGCCACAATGCCAACACAGACCACTCTACCCACAG ATACTTCTCAGGTGTGTAAATCGGACCAGCGACCCTCAACATTACCTGTTGGTCCTGTTGTCACAGTGATGGGTAGTCTGCAGACCCCGACTCCCAATAGCACAG GGAGCGGGCCATCGGGCCCCAACAGCGGCGTCACCTCCCCAGCTCACATCCCCCTCCCTTCGCACTCAGTCCCAGACTTCTCGTATTCGTCCAGCGAGGATGAATTCTATGACGCAGACGAATTCTACCAGAGCACCACCTCCCccaaacactgcatgaa TCCCTCCGGGCCCCCAGCTGCCTCCGCTCTCAATAATGAAGAAACAACGTTGAAAAGACCGGACACAACAGAGTCCCTCAACTCGTCCATGTCAAATGGCACCACGGATGCAG ATCCATTTGATACCCATGACGATCGTGATGATGAAGGTGAGGGGGAGTCGGTGGAGGAGCACAAAAGTGTCATCATGCATCTGCTTTCCCAAGTCCGTTTGGGCATGGATCTCACCAAG GTGGTGCTGCCTACTTTCATACTAGAAAGGAGATCATTGTTAGAAATGTATGCTGACTTCTTTGCACATCCAGACTTATTTGTAAG TATCGCAGAGCAGCCGGAGCCCCGTGAGCGCATGGTCCAGGTGGTCAAATGGTACCTCTCTGCCTTCCACGCGGGAAGGAAAGGCTCGGTGGCCAAGAAGCCTTATAATCCCATACTGGGAGAGGTCTTTTTCTGCCACTGGGACCTGCCTTGCCAGACTGAGGAGCCAGCTACACACATG gACACGCAATCAGAAGGTCCCGTTCCATGGTCTTCAGCAAACAGTATCAGTTTTGTGGCAGAGCAGGTCTCTCATCACCCACCCA TTTCTGCATTTTACGCAGAATGTTCAAGTAAGAAGATCCAGTTCAATGCTCACATCTGGACCAAGTCTAAGTTCCTGGGCATGTCCATAGGTGTTTATAATATTGGCCAAG GCTGTGTATCATGTTTAGAGCATGATGAACATTACATCCTCACCTTCCCGAACGGATATGGCAG GTCCATTCTGACTGTGCCCTGGGTGGAGCTGGGTGGGGAGTGCAACATCTCGTGTTCCAAAACGGGCTACAGTGCAAACATCGTGTTCCACACCAAACCATTCTATGGCGGCAAGAAGCACAGAATCACAGCTGACATTTT TGCGCCCAATGATAAGAAGTCTTTCTGCTCTGTTGAAGGGGAATGGAACGGAGTGATGTATGCCAAGTGGGCCACTGGA GAGAACACAACGTTTATCGACACTAAGAGGATGGGCATCATTAAGAAGAAAGTGAGGAAGCTGGAAGACCAGCTGACGTACGAGTCTCGAAG ATTGTGGAGAGATGTGACGCTGAACCTGAAGCTCAAAGACATCGACGCTGCAACAGAAGCCAAACACCGGCTGGAGGAGAAGCAGAGAGTGGAAGCCAGAGAGAGAAAGGAGAACGAGCAACAGTGGGAGACCAGG CTGTTCCACGAGGATGGAGAATGCTGGGTGTACGACGAGCCACTATTAAAGAGACTTGCTTCTCCAAGGCACTGA
- the osbpl9 gene encoding oxysterol-binding protein-related protein 9 isoform X1, giving the protein MASIMEGPLSKWTNVMKGWQYRWFVLDYNAGLLSYYTSKDKMMRGSRRGCVRLRGAVIGIDDEDDSTFTITVDQKTFHFQARDADEREKWIHALEGTILRHTLHLREAETGFVPSVQDFDRKLAEADAYLQILIDQLKLFDDKIKDCKDDESRKKIDHLKETTCSMVESIKHCIVLLQIAKDQSNEQQHANGLISTINPVDGIYQPPLDTPVANATMPTQTTLPTDTSQVCKSDQRPSTLPVGPVVTVMGSLQTPTPNSTGSGPSGPNSGVTSPAHIPLPSHSVPDFSYSSSEDEFYDADEFYQSTTSPKHCMNPSGPPAASALNNEETTLKRPDTTESLNSSMSNGTTDADPFDTHDDRDDEGEGESVEEHKSVIMHLLSQVRLGMDLTKVVLPTFILERRSLLEMYADFFAHPDLFVSIAEQPEPRERMVQVVKWYLSAFHAGRKGSVAKKPYNPILGEVFFCHWDLPCQTEEPATHMDTQSEGPVPWSSANSISFVAEQVSHHPPISAFYAECSSKKIQFNAHIWTKSKFLGMSIGVYNIGQGCVSCLEHDEHYILTFPNGYGRSILTVPWVELGGECNISCSKTGYSANIVFHTKPFYGGKKHRITADIFAPNDKKSFCSVEGEWNGVMYAKWATGENTTFIDTKRMGIIKKKVRKLEDQLTYESRRLWRDVTLNLKLKDIDAATEAKHRLEEKQRVEARERKENEQQWETRLFHEDGECWVYDEPLLKRLASPRH; this is encoded by the exons ATGGCGTCCATCATGGAAGGACCACTGAGCAAGTGGACCAACGTCATGAAAGGTTGGCAGTATCGCTGGTTTGTTTTGGACTATAATGCCGGCCTGCTGTCTTACTACACG TCAAAGGACAAAATGATGCGTGGCTCCAGAAGAGGATGTGTGCGACTCAGG GGCGCTGTAATCGGCATCGATGACGAGGACGACAGCACATTCACCATCACTGTGGACCAGAAGACTTTCCATTTCCAAG CCAGAGATGCAGACGAGCGAGAAAAGTGGATCCATGCCTTAGAGGGAACCATCCTGCGTCACACCCTCCATCTCCGG GAGGCCGAGACAGGATTTGTACCCAGTGTCCAAGACTTCGACAGAAAACTTGCAGAAGCTGACGCCTACCTACAGATTTTGATTGACCAGTTAAAG CTATTTGATGACAAGATCAAGGACTGCAAAGACGATGAATCACGCAAA aaaaTAGACCATTTGAAAGAGACTACTTGT AGTATGGTAGAGTCCATCAAACACTGTATTGTTCTGCTGCAAATTGCCAAG GACCAAAGTAACGAACAGCAACACGCAAACGGACTTATA AGCACCATCAACCCAGTGGATGGGATCTACCAGCCCCCTCTGGACACTCCAGTAGCCAACGCCACAATGCCAACACAGACCACTCTACCCACAG ATACTTCTCAGGTGTGTAAATCGGACCAGCGACCCTCAACATTACCTGTTGGTCCTGTTGTCACAGTGATGGGTAGTCTGCAGACCCCGACTCCCAATAGCACAG GGAGCGGGCCATCGGGCCCCAACAGCGGCGTCACCTCCCCAGCTCACATCCCCCTCCCTTCGCACTCAGTCCCAGACTTCTCGTATTCGTCCAGCGAGGATGAATTCTATGACGCAGACGAATTCTACCAGAGCACCACCTCCCccaaacactgcatgaa TCCCTCCGGGCCCCCAGCTGCCTCCGCTCTCAATAATGAAGAAACAACGTTGAAAAGACCGGACACAACAGAGTCCCTCAACTCGTCCATGTCAAATGGCACCACGGATGCAG ATCCATTTGATACCCATGACGATCGTGATGATGAAGGTGAGGGGGAGTCGGTGGAGGAGCACAAAAGTGTCATCATGCATCTGCTTTCCCAAGTCCGTTTGGGCATGGATCTCACCAAG GTGGTGCTGCCTACTTTCATACTAGAAAGGAGATCATTGTTAGAAATGTATGCTGACTTCTTTGCACATCCAGACTTATTTGTAAG TATCGCAGAGCAGCCGGAGCCCCGTGAGCGCATGGTCCAGGTGGTCAAATGGTACCTCTCTGCCTTCCACGCGGGAAGGAAAGGCTCGGTGGCCAAGAAGCCTTATAATCCCATACTGGGAGAGGTCTTTTTCTGCCACTGGGACCTGCCTTGCCAGACTGAGGAGCCAGCTACACACATG gACACGCAATCAGAAGGTCCCGTTCCATGGTCTTCAGCAAACAGTATCAGTTTTGTGGCAGAGCAGGTCTCTCATCACCCACCCA TTTCTGCATTTTACGCAGAATGTTCAAGTAAGAAGATCCAGTTCAATGCTCACATCTGGACCAAGTCTAAGTTCCTGGGCATGTCCATAGGTGTTTATAATATTGGCCAAG GCTGTGTATCATGTTTAGAGCATGATGAACATTACATCCTCACCTTCCCGAACGGATATGGCAG GTCCATTCTGACTGTGCCCTGGGTGGAGCTGGGTGGGGAGTGCAACATCTCGTGTTCCAAAACGGGCTACAGTGCAAACATCGTGTTCCACACCAAACCATTCTATGGCGGCAAGAAGCACAGAATCACAGCTGACATTTT TGCGCCCAATGATAAGAAGTCTTTCTGCTCTGTTGAAGGGGAATGGAACGGAGTGATGTATGCCAAGTGGGCCACTGGA GAGAACACAACGTTTATCGACACTAAGAGGATGGGCATCATTAAGAAGAAAGTGAGGAAGCTGGAAGACCAGCTGACGTACGAGTCTCGAAG ATTGTGGAGAGATGTGACGCTGAACCTGAAGCTCAAAGACATCGACGCTGCAACAGAAGCCAAACACCGGCTGGAGGAGAAGCAGAGAGTGGAAGCCAGAGAGAGAAAGGAGAACGAGCAACAGTGGGAGACCAGG CTGTTCCACGAGGATGGAGAATGCTGGGTGTACGACGAGCCACTATTAAAGAGACTTGCTTCTCCAAGGCACTGA